A single genomic interval of Alcaligenes sp. SDU_A2 harbors:
- a CDS encoding relaxase/mobilization nuclease domain-containing protein, with protein sequence MILKGSQRSGASQLATHLLNARDNEHVEVHELRGFSADDLHGAFQEIEATSRGTRARQPLFSLSLNPPPREHISTEAFEAAIEAAEKKLGLQGQPRAIVFHEKEGRRHAHVVWSRIDSEYMKAVNLPHFKRKLQDVSRQLYREHGWNMPRGLVAGAQRDPLNFTRSEWEQAKQAKQDPKALKAMFQRCWEQADSGKAYAHALAHQGYTLAQGDRRAFVAVDFRGQVYAIAKWSNVKTKDVRARLDGLQNLPSVEQAQAQISARMTETLRAYVTEAETARQKHKAALAMQRAQLVQRQRKERADLAAAQEQRQTKERAERTSRLNRGVRGLWDRITGRYAKQAKANEQEALTAWQRDRREKDTLIVRHLEEREGLHLMARQQKQAHDKDMEQLHRDIAAYQQQDGKTPPDLKGQFRDGAERASERIPERGRDRGLSREP encoded by the coding sequence ATGATCCTCAAAGGCAGCCAACGCAGCGGCGCAAGCCAGCTTGCCACCCATCTGCTCAATGCCCGTGATAACGAGCATGTCGAGGTGCATGAACTGCGCGGATTCAGCGCCGATGATCTGCATGGCGCGTTTCAGGAAATCGAGGCCACCAGCCGGGGAACACGGGCTAGACAGCCTTTGTTCTCCCTGAGCCTGAACCCGCCGCCACGCGAACATATCAGCACCGAAGCCTTTGAAGCCGCTATCGAGGCGGCAGAAAAGAAGCTGGGGCTGCAAGGCCAGCCCCGCGCCATCGTCTTCCACGAGAAAGAAGGCCGCCGCCACGCGCATGTCGTGTGGTCGCGGATTGATTCTGAGTACATGAAGGCGGTCAACCTGCCCCACTTCAAGCGCAAGCTGCAAGACGTTTCCCGCCAGTTGTACCGGGAACACGGGTGGAATATGCCGCGCGGCTTGGTTGCTGGCGCGCAACGTGACCCGCTGAACTTCACCCGCAGCGAATGGGAACAGGCCAAGCAGGCGAAGCAAGACCCGAAAGCCCTCAAAGCCATGTTTCAGCGCTGCTGGGAACAGGCAGATTCGGGCAAGGCTTACGCGCACGCCTTGGCGCATCAGGGCTACACCCTCGCGCAAGGGGATCGCCGCGCTTTTGTCGCGGTGGATTTTCGGGGACAGGTCTATGCGATTGCCAAGTGGTCAAACGTCAAGACCAAGGATGTCCGCGCACGGCTGGATGGCCTTCAAAACCTGCCCAGCGTCGAGCAGGCGCAAGCTCAGATTTCCGCCCGCATGACCGAAACGCTGCGGGCCTATGTCACCGAAGCGGAAACCGCGCGCCAGAAGCACAAGGCCGCACTTGCCATGCAGCGGGCGCAACTGGTGCAGCGCCAGCGCAAAGAACGTGCTGACCTTGCCGCCGCACAGGAACAGCGCCAGACCAAGGAAAGAGCCGAGCGCACCAGTCGCCTGAACCGGGGCGTGCGCGGCCTGTGGGATCGGATCACAGGCCGCTACGCCAAACAGGCCAAGGCGAATGAACAGGAAGCCCTGACCGCATGGCAGCGTGACCGACGAGAAAAAGACACCCTGATCGTCCGACACCTCGAAGAACGTGAAGGCCTGCACCTGATGGCCCGCCAGCAAAAGCAGGCCCATGACAAAGACATGGAGCAACTGCACCGCGACATCGCGGCCTATCAGCAACAAGATGGCAAAACACCGCCTGACCTGAAAGGCCAATTCCGAGACGGCGCTGAGCGCGCCAGTGAACGCATACCTGAGCGGGGACGCGATAGAGGCCTGTCCCGCGAACCCTGA
- a CDS encoding RNA-directed DNA polymerase: MNLGGRFRERKREQQQPKQRVPCPPFPQTEPRISMDTGYSFELLVQAYFSCRRLKRNTASALRFEQDLERNLLDLHDDLVTGAYSPGRSICFVITRPKPREVWAADFRDRIVHHLLYNQISDRFYRRFIADSSACIPGRGTLYAAQRLETKIRSQTQNWNRPGFYLKCDLANFFVSIDKRVVWPMLARHIPERWWRMLAKLILFHDPRNDVEIRGEQALLQLVPPHKRLMTAPRHHGLPIGNLSSQFFANVLLDGLDQHVKHRIRCKHYVRYVDDFILLHDSPQWLNDALASINEYLPTLGLQLNPTKTILQPIARGVDFAGHVIKPWRRQVRRRSVRTALHRIETVPAGKSLGTINSYLGLMRHTNGYRDRATVSAAARKRGHAIAWDAAKAYRKSGAPNGPQ, from the coding sequence ATGAACCTGGGCGGTCGATTTCGAGAACGGAAACGTGAACAACAACAACCGAAACAACGAGTTCCGTGTCCGCCCTTTCCGCAAACTGAACCGAGAATTTCTATGGATACTGGCTATTCGTTCGAGCTGCTGGTGCAGGCGTATTTCTCCTGCCGCCGGCTCAAGCGCAACACGGCCAGCGCATTGCGCTTCGAGCAGGATCTGGAGCGCAATCTGCTGGACCTGCATGATGACCTGGTGACTGGCGCGTACAGCCCGGGAAGATCAATTTGTTTTGTGATCACGCGGCCCAAGCCCCGCGAGGTGTGGGCCGCTGATTTCCGCGACCGGATCGTGCATCATCTGCTTTACAACCAGATATCTGACCGGTTTTACCGCCGGTTTATCGCTGACTCCAGCGCCTGCATTCCTGGCCGGGGCACCCTGTACGCCGCACAGCGGCTGGAAACCAAGATCAGAAGCCAGACGCAGAACTGGAACCGGCCAGGGTTTTATCTCAAGTGCGATCTGGCCAATTTCTTCGTCAGCATCGACAAGCGGGTTGTCTGGCCCATGCTGGCCCGGCACATCCCGGAACGCTGGTGGCGCATGCTGGCCAAACTGATCCTGTTCCACGATCCGCGTAACGATGTCGAGATCCGCGGCGAACAGGCGCTGCTGCAGCTCGTACCGCCACACAAACGGCTGATGACAGCGCCGCGCCATCACGGTCTGCCTATAGGAAACTTGAGCAGCCAGTTCTTTGCGAACGTGCTACTCGATGGGCTGGATCAGCATGTCAAACACCGCATTCGGTGCAAACACTACGTGCGTTATGTCGATGACTTCATTCTGCTGCACGACTCACCGCAGTGGCTGAATGACGCGCTGGCCAGCATCAATGAATACCTGCCCACCCTGGGCCTGCAGCTCAACCCTACAAAGACAATCCTTCAGCCCATCGCCAGAGGCGTGGACTTCGCTGGCCACGTAATCAAACCCTGGCGTCGGCAAGTGCGCCGTCGTTCTGTGCGCACGGCGCTGCATCGTATTGAAACAGTCCCCGCTGGCAAGTCGCTGGGAACGATCAACAGCTATCTGGGGCTCATGCGCCACACCAATGGGTACCGCGACAGAGCAACGGTCAGCGCCGCAGCCAGAAAGCGCGGGCATGCCATCGCCTGGGACGCAGCCAAAGCATACCGAAAATCAGGAGCGCCCAATGGCCCTCAATGA
- the ssb gene encoding single-stranded DNA-binding protein, producing the protein MASVNKVILIGNLGRDPEVRYSAEGSAICNISIATTSQWKDRNSGERREETEWHRVVFYNRLAEIAGEYLKKGRSVYVEGRLRTRKWTGQDGQERFTTEVIAEQMQMLGGRDGGGESYGSAPQPEQRQSHCQQRNNYADTEGRGQQRQAPPPMTDNLADMDDDIPFN; encoded by the coding sequence ATGGCATCGGTAAATAAAGTCATTCTGATCGGCAATCTCGGCCGCGACCCAGAAGTACGCTACAGCGCGGAAGGTTCGGCCATCTGCAATATTTCCATTGCCACGACCTCGCAGTGGAAAGATCGCAACTCCGGCGAACGCCGCGAGGAAACCGAGTGGCACCGCGTGGTGTTCTATAACCGTCTGGCCGAAATCGCCGGCGAATACCTGAAAAAAGGCCGCTCGGTCTATGTAGAAGGTCGTCTGCGTACGCGCAAATGGACAGGCCAGGACGGTCAGGAGCGTTTCACTACTGAGGTCATTGCCGAGCAAATGCAAATGCTTGGTGGCCGCGACGGTGGAGGCGAAAGCTACGGCAGCGCGCCCCAGCCAGAGCAGCGGCAATCACACTGCCAGCAGCGCAACAACTACGCAGACACCGAAGGGCGCGGGCAGCAAAGACAAGCCCCGCCTCCCATGACGGATAACTTAGCCGACATGGATGACGACATACCTTTTAACTGA
- a CDS encoding DUF485 domain-containing protein, with the protein MQDPLVGRITANPRYQNLVKTRLRLGWILTIIMLAAYYSYIGIIAFDKELFAKRLGEGVMTVGIPVGFGVIVLAVVITGIYVWRANTKFDAMAREVLEEVRK; encoded by the coding sequence ATGCAGGATCCTCTTGTAGGCCGGATCACGGCCAATCCCCGTTATCAGAATCTGGTCAAAACCCGGCTGCGCCTGGGTTGGATTCTGACCATCATCATGTTGGCGGCGTATTACAGCTATATCGGCATTATTGCGTTCGACAAGGAATTGTTTGCAAAACGCCTGGGCGAAGGTGTCATGACCGTCGGCATCCCCGTGGGTTTTGGGGTCATCGTGCTGGCCGTGGTCATTACCGGCATTTATGTATGGCGCGCCAACACCAAGTTCGACGCCATGGCCCGCGAAGTGCTCGAGGAGGTGCGTAAATGA
- a CDS encoding DUF1382 family protein, protein MKRAAPADLRKSLITAQDLAKAGVDFVVMPVLNEQDRVALLAQQVSRLAGLLCDFDCQEQDQ, encoded by the coding sequence ATGAAAAGAGCAGCCCCCGCTGATCTGCGGAAATCGTTGATTACGGCGCAGGATCTGGCTAAGGCGGGTGTCGATTTCGTGGTAATGCCCGTTTTAAATGAGCAGGACAGAGTGGCTCTACTGGCCCAACAGGTCAGCAGGCTGGCAGGGCTATTGTGTGACTTTGACTGCCAGGAGCAAGACCAATGA
- a CDS encoding tyrosine-type recombinase/integrase, with product MIASRKKNRHLGLLPRMDARKRKGGGYTYRYLTYDRRYINLGHDRAEAIKRVLEMEQRAPDTGTVTELLREYFRSSNFKNDISPRTQQDYLGYSKQILRVFGQMQASDILPPHIARYLRIERASAPSQANKEVAMLSSAFQFGIEAGIAIKNPCREVRKNKERPRTRCPSWEEIESFCLTAKAKGPSSHVIGLMAKFIALTGRRRAEFINMKKADLTPDGIRVTYAKGRVDDPEKRGLIEWTDSLRAILTELKAIERPGAISSVYLWTNRSGKPYTEQGFKAMWAKIMADWAKDGQDRFTFHDLRAYYVTRMVERNQNPETHSNPATTRKVYDRRRVVRIKTSA from the coding sequence ATGATTGCATCGCGGAAAAAGAATCGTCACCTGGGGCTACTGCCCAGGATGGACGCACGTAAGCGCAAGGGCGGCGGGTACACGTATCGGTACCTGACCTACGACAGGCGCTACATCAACCTGGGACACGACAGGGCCGAGGCCATCAAGCGCGTGCTGGAGATGGAACAGCGGGCGCCTGACACGGGGACGGTGACAGAGCTGCTGCGGGAATATTTCCGTAGCAGCAATTTCAAGAACGATATTTCCCCTCGAACCCAGCAGGATTACCTGGGCTACAGCAAGCAAATCCTGCGTGTGTTTGGGCAGATGCAGGCCAGCGACATCTTGCCGCCACACATCGCCCGCTACCTGCGCATTGAGCGGGCCAGCGCCCCCTCCCAGGCGAACAAGGAAGTTGCAATGCTGTCTTCTGCGTTTCAGTTTGGGATCGAAGCCGGGATCGCAATCAAGAACCCATGCCGAGAAGTGCGCAAGAACAAGGAGCGCCCCCGCACACGATGCCCGTCGTGGGAAGAAATCGAATCGTTCTGCCTGACAGCCAAGGCAAAAGGGCCGTCATCGCATGTGATCGGCCTGATGGCAAAATTCATAGCACTGACTGGCCGCAGGCGGGCCGAGTTCATCAATATGAAAAAAGCGGATTTGACGCCAGACGGAATCCGCGTGACGTACGCGAAGGGACGCGTCGACGACCCTGAAAAACGGGGCCTGATCGAATGGACTGATTCCCTAAGGGCGATACTCACAGAGCTGAAAGCCATCGAGCGTCCAGGCGCGATCAGCTCTGTGTATCTCTGGACCAACAGGTCGGGTAAACCCTATACAGAACAAGGATTCAAGGCGATGTGGGCAAAGATCATGGCGGACTGGGCCAAGGATGGGCAGGACCGTTTCACGTTCCACGATCTGCGGGCCTACTACGTAACGAGAATGGTGGAGCGCAACCAGAATCCAGAGACCCACTCCAACCCAGCGACCACCCGCAAAGTCTACGACCGCCGGCGCGTGGTTCGCATCAAAACCAGCGCTTAA
- a CDS encoding ArdC family protein — MKAESTKADVYTRVTDKIIASLEAGTRPWMKPWQAGGGAPFPRRGCGQPYRGINVLLLWAESVERGYRASTWMTYKQAAEHGAHVRKGEKGAMVVYADTIHRIETNDKGEDVERAFGFMKAYTVFNVEQIEGLDAGVYPAGAADDEGQAVDLIEHAESFFARTGAVFRHGGSSAFYAPGPDVIQLPPVPSFRDVESYTATKAHELIHWTGHQDRMAREFGKRYGDRAYAFEELVAEMGAAFLCADLSVTPELRADHADYLASWLEVMKEDKRAIFASASHAQKAMDYLHGLQAKAPAPQEQLALFAA, encoded by the coding sequence ATGAAAGCCGAGAGCACCAAAGCCGATGTCTATACCCGCGTCACTGACAAAATCATCGCCAGTCTGGAGGCCGGAACCCGCCCATGGATGAAGCCATGGCAGGCGGGAGGCGGTGCCCCGTTTCCCCGGCGTGGCTGCGGCCAGCCTTACCGGGGTATCAATGTCTTGCTGCTGTGGGCTGAAAGCGTAGAGCGTGGTTATCGGGCCAGCACTTGGATGACCTACAAGCAGGCCGCCGAACATGGGGCGCATGTGCGCAAAGGCGAGAAGGGGGCGATGGTCGTTTATGCCGACACCATCCACCGTATCGAGACCAACGACAAGGGCGAAGATGTAGAACGCGCGTTTGGCTTTATGAAAGCCTATACCGTGTTCAACGTAGAGCAGATCGAAGGGCTAGACGCGGGGGTTTATCCGGCGGGTGCTGCGGATGATGAAGGCCAAGCCGTTGACCTGATAGAACACGCGGAAAGCTTCTTTGCCCGCACCGGGGCGGTGTTCCGGCATGGCGGATCGTCAGCGTTCTATGCGCCGGGGCCGGATGTGATCCAGCTTCCCCCGGTACCGTCTTTCCGCGACGTTGAAAGCTACACCGCGACCAAAGCCCATGAATTGATCCACTGGACGGGCCATCAAGACCGCATGGCGCGGGAATTCGGTAAGCGTTACGGCGACCGGGCCTATGCGTTTGAGGAACTGGTGGCCGAGATGGGCGCGGCGTTCCTGTGCGCCGATCTTTCCGTCACACCGGAACTGCGCGCCGACCATGCGGACTATCTGGCCTCATGGCTGGAAGTGATGAAGGAAGACAAGCGGGCGATCTTCGCCTCCGCCAGTCATGCGCAAAAGGCCATGGATTATCTGCACGGGTTGCAGGCGAAAGCACCAGCGCCGCAAGAGCAGCTTGCCTTGTTCGCAGCATGA
- a CDS encoding phospholipase D-like domain-containing protein, which yields MQEHVIQLRALLQDYWPHIALVLSIVVGASAAIHAAMTKNDVRAAISWVGVIIMSPLLGPFLYLIAGINRVRKQNLLDHGTDAFREQVSYTYPPVSDVGPLAGAQFRSLQILGDRISRSQLRSGNNVQVLDGGDQTYPAMLQAIHEARSTIALQSYIFDSDRLGEQFVQALAQAHARGVQIRVLVDAIGAKYSRIPIVRLLRRQGIRCALFMTNPLGFMRMPYANLRSHRKLLIIDGAIGFTGGMNLRESFMARYSDGQPTRDTHFRLEGPAVVQLAASFAHDWQFTTREVLPHSLWCADNWNPPKPHVPARCICSGPDRFMASTHHMLLGAFAVAQRHIRIQSPYFLPDQILLGALNTAARRGIQVDIVIPGQNNLKLVNYAMTAQLDQVLRAGCRVWRASGPFNHSKLITIDGAWSYVGSSNMDPRSLRLNFELDVEIYSRDTARQIQNIIDKEIEDAQAVSLESLAAIAFGKRLRNRLIWLASPYL from the coding sequence ATGCAGGAGCACGTAATCCAGTTGCGTGCCCTGCTGCAGGACTACTGGCCCCATATCGCCCTGGTTCTGAGCATTGTGGTGGGCGCATCGGCCGCCATCCACGCAGCCATGACCAAGAACGATGTGCGCGCTGCCATCAGTTGGGTGGGCGTCATCATCATGTCCCCCTTGCTGGGACCTTTTCTATACCTGATCGCCGGCATCAACCGCGTGCGCAAGCAAAACCTGCTCGATCACGGCACCGATGCCTTTCGCGAACAGGTTTCGTACACCTATCCGCCGGTCTCGGATGTCGGCCCATTGGCGGGCGCGCAATTTCGCTCCCTGCAAATATTGGGCGACCGAATCAGCCGCAGCCAATTGCGCAGCGGCAATAATGTGCAGGTGCTCGACGGCGGCGACCAGACCTATCCGGCCATGCTGCAAGCCATACATGAAGCACGCAGCACCATTGCCCTGCAAAGCTATATTTTCGACAGTGATCGGCTGGGTGAGCAGTTTGTGCAGGCTTTGGCGCAAGCCCATGCGCGCGGCGTACAGATACGCGTGCTAGTCGATGCCATCGGTGCCAAGTACTCCCGCATTCCGATTGTGCGCCTGCTGCGACGCCAGGGAATACGCTGCGCCCTGTTCATGACCAACCCGCTGGGCTTCATGCGCATGCCTTATGCCAATCTGCGCAGCCACCGCAAACTGCTGATCATCGATGGAGCCATTGGCTTTACGGGCGGCATGAATCTGCGCGAAAGCTTTATGGCCCGCTATTCGGACGGCCAGCCGACGCGCGACACGCATTTCCGGCTGGAAGGTCCTGCCGTAGTGCAATTGGCGGCCTCGTTCGCCCACGACTGGCAATTCACCACCCGGGAAGTGCTGCCTCATTCCCTATGGTGCGCCGATAACTGGAACCCACCCAAACCTCACGTACCGGCCCGTTGCATCTGCTCCGGCCCCGACCGTTTCATGGCCAGCACGCACCACATGCTGCTGGGGGCCTTTGCCGTGGCGCAGCGGCACATACGCATTCAGTCGCCCTATTTCCTGCCCGATCAAATCCTGCTGGGTGCGCTGAACACCGCCGCGCGCCGGGGCATCCAGGTCGATATCGTCATCCCCGGACAGAACAACCTGAAACTGGTGAACTATGCCATGACGGCACAACTGGATCAGGTTCTGCGCGCCGGCTGCCGCGTCTGGCGCGCCAGCGGCCCATTCAACCACTCCAAGCTCATCACCATCGACGGGGCCTGGTCGTACGTCGGTTCCTCTAATATGGACCCGCGCAGCCTGCGGCTGAACTTCGAGCTGGATGTGGAAATATACAGTCGAGATACGGCCCGCCAAATCCAGAATATCATCGACAAGGAAATCGAGGATGCGCAAGCCGTCAGCCTGGAATCCCTGGCCGCCATTGCCTTTGGCAAGCGCCTACGCAACCGCTTGATCTGGCTGGCCAGCCCCTACCTGTAA
- a CDS encoding DUF4224 domain-containing protein gives MANGLYLTPDELRLLTGYITRPAMIRWLERNDWPFVIGGTDRWPRVLREFHDRRMLGMPTQNKRAAAEPAWSVS, from the coding sequence ATGGCAAATGGTCTATACCTCACCCCCGATGAGCTGCGGCTATTGACGGGGTACATTACTCGCCCCGCCATGATTCGGTGGCTGGAGCGCAACGACTGGCCGTTTGTCATTGGCGGCACAGACAGATGGCCGCGGGTGCTGCGCGAGTTCCACGACCGACGCATGCTGGGCATGCCCACACAAAACAAGCGCGCCGCCGCCGAGCCGGCCTGGAGTGTTTCATGA
- a CDS encoding cation acetate symporter, with translation MKHSLLRSGLVLGLLLASPALMAAGGDLGELKKQATNWTAIGMFGVFVLATLWITKWAAARTKSVSDFYTAGGGITGFQNGLAIAGDYMSAASFLGISAAVMINGYDGLIYSIGFLVGWPIITFLLAEKLRNLGKFTFADVAAYRFRQGPIRAFAASGTLVVVLFYLIAQMVGAGQLIKLLFGLEYWMAVVLVGVLMMVYVLFGGMTATTWVQIIKAGLLLSGASFMALMVLAQYGFSPEKLFSAAVQVKTDGALAAGKDAVEASAIGQAIMGPGNFIKDPISAISFGMALMFGTAGLPHILMRFFTVPDAKEARKSVFWATTWIGYFYILTFIIGFGAIVLVSTNPKFLDSAGVLIGGTNMAAVHLADAVGGDIFLGFMSAVAFATILAVVAGLTLSGTSAVSHDLYSTLIKKGDATNEEVLRVSRVTTLMLGVIAVLLGIIFEKQNIAFMVSLAFAIAASANFPVLFLSILWKGCTTRGATIGGFLGLFTALVLTLLSPSVWEATFGNPVGSAPFPYASPALFSMPLAFVAIWLFSVLDNSPRAQLDRDGFAAQSVRSETGIGAASASSH, from the coding sequence ATGAAGCATTCCCTTCTGCGTTCGGGCCTGGTTCTTGGCTTGCTCCTGGCCAGCCCTGCCTTGATGGCGGCTGGCGGCGATCTGGGCGAGCTGAAAAAACAGGCGACAAACTGGACGGCCATCGGCATGTTCGGTGTTTTTGTGCTGGCCACCTTGTGGATCACCAAGTGGGCGGCCGCCCGCACTAAATCGGTGTCCGACTTCTATACGGCTGGCGGCGGCATTACAGGCTTTCAGAACGGGCTGGCGATTGCCGGCGACTATATGTCGGCGGCCTCGTTCCTGGGGATTTCCGCCGCGGTCATGATCAATGGCTACGACGGTCTGATCTACTCTATCGGTTTTCTGGTGGGCTGGCCCATTATTACGTTCTTGCTGGCCGAAAAGCTGCGCAATCTGGGCAAGTTCACCTTTGCCGACGTGGCGGCGTATCGTTTCCGCCAGGGGCCGATCCGTGCCTTTGCCGCATCGGGCACGTTGGTGGTGGTGCTCTTTTACCTGATCGCGCAGATGGTCGGTGCGGGTCAGTTGATCAAGCTGCTGTTCGGGCTGGAATACTGGATGGCCGTGGTGCTGGTCGGTGTCCTGATGATGGTCTATGTGCTGTTTGGTGGCATGACGGCCACGACCTGGGTGCAGATCATCAAGGCTGGTCTGCTGCTGTCCGGTGCTTCGTTCATGGCTTTGATGGTGTTGGCACAGTATGGCTTTTCGCCGGAAAAACTGTTTTCCGCCGCCGTGCAGGTCAAGACCGATGGCGCTTTGGCTGCGGGCAAGGATGCCGTCGAGGCGTCCGCGATCGGTCAGGCCATCATGGGACCGGGCAACTTCATCAAAGACCCCATCAGCGCCATCTCCTTTGGCATGGCCCTGATGTTCGGTACTGCCGGCCTGCCCCACATTCTGATGCGATTCTTTACCGTGCCCGATGCGAAGGAAGCGCGTAAATCCGTGTTCTGGGCCACGACCTGGATCGGCTATTTCTACATTCTGACCTTCATTATCGGCTTTGGCGCTATCGTTCTGGTCTCCACCAATCCCAAGTTCCTGGATAGCGCGGGCGTGTTGATCGGCGGCACTAATATGGCGGCCGTCCATCTGGCTGACGCTGTGGGTGGCGACATCTTCCTGGGCTTTATGTCGGCTGTGGCTTTTGCAACCATTCTGGCGGTGGTGGCGGGTCTGACGCTGTCGGGTACTTCTGCCGTGTCGCATGACCTGTACTCCACGCTGATCAAAAAGGGCGATGCGACCAACGAGGAAGTGCTGCGCGTTTCGCGTGTCACGACGCTGATGCTGGGCGTGATCGCCGTGTTGCTGGGCATTATCTTCGAGAAGCAAAATATCGCCTTCATGGTGTCGCTGGCTTTCGCGATCGCTGCTTCTGCCAACTTCCCGGTCTTGTTCCTGTCCATTTTGTGGAAGGGGTGCACGACGCGTGGCGCAACCATCGGCGGGTTCCTGGGCTTGTTCACGGCTCTGGTCCTGACCTTGCTGTCGCCGTCGGTCTGGGAGGCCACGTTTGGTAATCCAGTCGGCTCGGCTCCATTCCCTTACGCTTCGCCTGCGCTGTTCTCCATGCCCTTGGCGTTCGTGGCTATCTGGTTGTTCTCGGTGCTGGATAACAGCCCGCGCGCTCAACTGGACCGCGACGGTTTTGCCGCCCAGTCGGTGCGTTCCGAAACCGGTATCGGTGCTGCGTCCGCTTCGTCGCATTGA
- the paaX gene encoding phenylacetic acid degradation operon negative regulatory protein PaaX gives MSDPSHSDLALWAAHHLENRPPRAKSLVMTLFGDVIRPHGGKLWLGSLIQLLAPFGISDRLVRTSVYRLAEEGWLSAQREGRRSQYTLRPEASQRFEHAYQRIYTPTYLAWNGKWTLVFSLPGLMMNSKQRADLRKELLWEGFCALSPTAFLHPNPDHTILDYILQATQARGQVYVAQLEPSDLPQTRPLAQLIEESWDLAHVAKGYGEFIQRFMPVRDMLQTGQPYSAEQAFAVRTLLIHEFRRIQLHDPQLPIELLPAGWAGKQAYELCRTIYRLVSVKAEQYILHTLRAEDEHAPEAAPYFYERFDGLPQA, from the coding sequence ATGTCCGATCCTTCCCATTCCGACCTGGCCCTTTGGGCCGCCCACCATCTTGAAAATCGCCCTCCACGCGCCAAATCTCTGGTCATGACCTTGTTTGGCGATGTCATACGCCCACACGGCGGCAAGCTGTGGCTGGGCAGCCTGATCCAGTTGTTGGCCCCATTCGGCATCAGCGACCGCCTGGTGCGCACCAGTGTCTACAGGCTGGCCGAGGAAGGCTGGCTTAGCGCCCAGCGCGAAGGCCGGCGCAGCCAGTACACGCTGCGCCCGGAAGCCAGCCAGCGATTCGAGCACGCCTACCAGCGCATCTACACGCCTACTTATCTGGCCTGGAACGGAAAGTGGACCTTGGTCTTTAGCTTGCCCGGCTTGATGATGAACTCCAAACAGCGCGCCGACCTGCGCAAAGAACTGCTCTGGGAAGGCTTCTGCGCCCTCTCGCCCACGGCTTTTCTGCACCCCAATCCAGACCACACCATTCTGGACTACATCCTACAAGCCACCCAGGCACGCGGCCAAGTCTACGTCGCCCAACTGGAGCCATCCGATTTACCTCAGACCCGGCCACTGGCGCAACTGATAGAAGAAAGCTGGGACCTGGCTCACGTGGCCAAAGGCTATGGGGAGTTCATCCAGCGTTTCATGCCCGTACGCGACATGCTACAGACGGGCCAACCCTACAGCGCGGAACAGGCTTTTGCCGTACGAACCTTGCTGATCCACGAATTTCGCCGCATCCAGCTGCACGATCCGCAACTGCCCATCGAACTGCTGCCAGCTGGCTGGGCTGGCAAACAAGCCTACGAACTATGCCGGACCATCTACCGCCTGGTTAGCGTCAAAGCCGAGCAGTACATTCTGCACACGCTGCGCGCCGAAGACGAACATGCTCCCGAGGCCGCTCCCTACTTCTACGAACGCTTCGACGGTCTGCCCCAGGCATAA
- a CDS encoding four helix bundle protein, with translation MALHTDTAIYKATYSLCQLVTQLVSNMPRNYKADFGAELRRRCMGLVMRVYEANTTDERADILRKMRQEVEAVNLALRLSVDLRLISRGQYAQAIALTDSVGKQATGWQKHSERALDAGLPRQTGQRAYQSGRAAGPQAHRQAQQGYRRQQSE, from the coding sequence ATGGCACTCCACACCGACACCGCAATATACAAAGCGACGTACTCCCTCTGCCAACTCGTCACGCAGCTGGTCTCCAACATGCCACGCAACTACAAAGCGGATTTCGGTGCCGAGCTGCGCCGCCGCTGCATGGGTCTGGTCATGCGGGTCTATGAAGCGAACACCACAGACGAGCGGGCCGACATCCTGCGCAAAATGCGCCAGGAGGTTGAGGCGGTGAATCTGGCATTGCGGCTGTCGGTGGATCTGCGCCTGATTTCACGCGGGCAATATGCACAGGCCATCGCCCTCACGGATAGCGTCGGTAAGCAGGCTACCGGATGGCAGAAACACTCGGAACGTGCGCTTGACGCCGGTTTGCCACGGCAGACCGGACAACGCGCCTATCAATCTGGTCGAGCCGCTGGGCCACAAGCCCACCGCCAGGCGCAACAGGGATATCGCCGGCAGCAGTCGGAGTGA